GCACCGCGGACACCGTCCGCGACCCCGCCCCCGGAGAGCACCCGGGCGGAGGCGTCCACCCAGCCGGCCTCCCCGACCACCGCCACCCCCCACACGCCCACCGCCACTCCGTCGACCTCCCGCCGTCCGGCGCCCGAGCCCACCGGCACGACCTCCTCGGTGAAGAGCTACCCGGTGCCCGGTGGCCGCGTCGCCCTGGACATCCGCCAGGACAGGGCCTCGCTCGTCTCCGCCACCCCGGACCCGGGCTGGCAGATGCAGGTGTGGAACGGCGACCAGTGGATGCGGGTGGACTTCACCAGGGGCACCCAGGCCAACTCGGTGTTCGTCTACTGGAACGGCCACCCGCCGATCGTCGAGACCGCCGTCCGGTAGCGCGCCCTCACCACCGCTCGCATGGCACGCACCCGCCGGTGCGGGGCCGGGCACACCTGGCGCCGGGCCGACCACCGCGCAACCGTTCCGCCTCCTCCTGGTCAAGGTGTGCACCGGGGCGGGAGAATCGATGGCACAGCTGTACAGAATGCCCACCGGAGGACGGAGCCGCGATGCCCCCCGCCCACTCCCCGAGCTCCCCCGGCTCGCCCAACTCCCCCGCCCCACACGGCGGTTCCGGCACCGCCACGGCCGCCGGCGGGAACGACACGATCGACGCGCTGGACGGCCGGCTGATCCGGCTGCTCACCGAGGAGCCCCGGATCGGCGTGCTGGAGTGCTCACGCCGCCTCCAGGTGGCCCGGGGCACCGTGCAGGCCCGGCTGGACCGGCTCCAGGCCAAGGGGGTGATCGGCGGCTTCGGCCCGGAGGTCGACCCGGCCGCGCTGGGCTACCCGGTGACGGCCTTCGCCACCCTGGAGATCTCCCAGGGCCAGGGCGCCGACGTGCGGGCCCACCTGGCGAGCGTGCCGGAGGTGCTGGAGCTGCACACGATCACCGGGGCCGGGGACATGATGGTGCGGATCGTGGCCCGCTCCAACGCCGACCTGCAACGGGTGATCGACCGGGTGGTGGGCTTCGACGGGATCGTCCGCTCGTCGACGGCGATCGCCCTGGAGAACCCGGTGCCGTACCGCATCCTGCCGCTGGTGGACCAGGCCGCCGCCGAATAGGGCCCGGGGCGGACGCTCACCGCTCGACGAGTCCAGGTCCCGCTCAGCAGGAGGGGACGCTGCCGCCGCTCTTCAGCGCATCCAGCGCCGAGACCGCGTCGCCGAGCGTGCCCACCGGCACCAGCCGCAGCGACGCGGGCTTGTTCACCTTGGCGTCCGTGCACTCGCCCCTGGGCACCAGGAACACCGTCGCACCGTCCCGGGCGGCCGCCTGCGTCTTCAGCGGGACGCCGCCCACCGCGCCGATGGTGCCCTGGTCGTCGATGGTGCCGGTGCCCGCGATCTTCATCCCGCCGGTGAGGTCGCCGCCCTTGCCGTCGCCGGCGAGCTTTTCGACGATGCCCAGCGCCAGCATCTGGCCGGCGCTCGGGCCGCCCACGTCCCCGAGGTCGACCTTCACCTTCACCTGGTCCGGCGACAGGTGGAGGTAGCCGAGCGCGGCGGTGGTCGCGCTGTTCTGCGACTCGGCCATCTGCTGCGCCGTGACCTCCTCGGCCTTGGCCGGGTTGCTCTGCGGGTACACCGACTCGGTCGGGCGCACCGCCTCGTCGGTGTCGAACCAGGCCTGCAGGGAGCGCCAGAAGGTCGTCCGCTCTCCCGGGTTGGTGGCCGAGATGGTGACCATCCGCAGCTCGCCCCGGGTGGTGCGCAGCGGCGCCCCGGTGATGGTGAGGACCGGCTTGTCCTGGTAGGTGCCGAGGGTGTCCGCGGTCAGGCCGGGCCAGGTCAGCGTGTACGGCAGCGGGACGAACGCGGCCACGGCGAACAGCGCGACGACCAGCGCCCCGCAGAGCGCGAGCGCACGGGTCCGCGGGGAGGTCAGGGCCTTGGGCAGCTTGGTGTCGTACACAGGGGAAATCCAAACACACCGGACGCGGGACGCGGGCACTACCGCAGGGCGTCGGCCACCTCGGTCGCCGCCTCCACCACCCGGGGGCCGACCCGTTCGGGTACCAGCCCGTTCAGCATCACCACGCCGACGCTGCCCTCGATGCCGCTCAGCCCGAGCAGCGCGGCGGCGGCGCCGCAGGCCCCGGACTGCTCCTCCGCCCGGGCGATGACGAAGCC
The nucleotide sequence above comes from Streptomyces kaniharaensis. Encoded proteins:
- a CDS encoding Lrp/AsnC family transcriptional regulator; amino-acid sequence: MPPAHSPSSPGSPNSPAPHGGSGTATAAGGNDTIDALDGRLIRLLTEEPRIGVLECSRRLQVARGTVQARLDRLQAKGVIGGFGPEVDPAALGYPVTAFATLEISQGQGADVRAHLASVPEVLELHTITGAGDMMVRIVARSNADLQRVIDRVVGFDGIVRSSTAIALENPVPYRILPLVDQAAAE